A stretch of Chelmon rostratus isolate fCheRos1 chromosome 18, fCheRos1.pri, whole genome shotgun sequence DNA encodes these proteins:
- the vrtn gene encoding vertnin: MIQRKEVVLSVLGELQEATESSGLDALTRVALEVDQVLAPFQLPTTPCQDFPEWAGVDDAAHGLYPTDAPLGLLPLNCKGEGNLLFDAVSMLLVGNTELSLELQVRTVVEMVLWKRYYLSGMIDSKMMLQAVRFSLCAEESEDMLNLPVTVLEAIFDADVKASCFPGSYANMWHVYALSSVLQFNIYSIYPMFNLKIRPYFNRVIRPRTRPSDAEPLTLHVMWSGQLQSEALFRPDHFVALVQMSDLTAGSPDSEQRESPTQSEEMLSQDSQLSYPSLKDKYNITKRTFYRWKRQTQEHCKKSAARYEAKYFLQACYLAGKLIPLHQFKEFFPEISRSSYYNWKQELLKTGGIFSTGSSTGEISPGESTEQEAWSSPEAKQDEPDHHDSVATMFGLSLGKLDLERAHNVAHMQEAKRCLQNCIAMNTSLPFRVFKRNFPGISRSTYYNWRREAMRFNRGYKGSAGSSEDSSDADKSQSPKSLSPVMPNTNHPVFPRTRICRRRHKSFRLAYMSKKQLRDAAKLHVQKSKWSLTKFKLKFPSMSPCFYWLWRSSQNRKKKAVTQSAGAHLPESLDNTAAESKVLERMVESQHALPFVESPKYLQSSPMPPFDAPNSKLTLHGKAPIDEQMFAMDVIALANFKAKAKLFLQKRFEEKSFPTFKEFRSYFPFTPRSTYYMWKRALHHGVSLVHG, translated from the exons ATGATTCAAAGGAAGGAGGTTGTGCTGTCTGTTCTGGGGGAGCTCCAGGAGGCCACGGAGAGCTCCGGCCTGGACGCTCTGACCCGAGTGGCCCTGGAGGTGGACCAGGTCCTGGCTCCTTTCCAGCTCCCCACGACCCCCTGTCAGGATTTCCCTGAGTGGGCAGGCGTGGATGACGCTGCTCATGGCCTGTACCCAACCGATGCACCCCTGGGCCTCCTGCCTCTAAACTGCAAGGGAGAGGGCAACCTACTGTTTGATGCAGTTAGCATGCTGTTAGTGGGCAACACTGAACTTAGCTTGGAGCTACAG GTACGGACAGTGGTGGAAATGGTGCTGTGGAAGAGATACTACCTGTCTGGGATGATTGATTCAAAAATGATGCTTCAGGCTGTTCGCTTCAGCCTCTGTGCAGAAGAGTCCGAGGACATGCTCAACCTGCCTGTGACAGTCTTGGAGGCCATCTTCGATGCGGACGTCAAAGCGTCCTGCTTCCCTGGCTCCTATGCCAACATGTGGCATGTGTACGCTCTGTCTTCAGTCCTGCAGTTTAACATCTACTCCATCTACCCCATGTTCAACCTCAAGATCCGACCCTATTTCAACCGTGTCATACGTCCAAGGACCCGGCCTAGTGATGCCGAGCCACTGACCCTTCACGTCATGTGGTCTGGCCAGCTGCAGTCCGAGGCGTTGTTCAGGCCAGATCATTTTGTGGCACTAGTCCAGATGAGTGACCTAACAGCTGGAAGCCCTGATAGCGAGCAGAGGGAGTCGCCGACCCAGAGCGAGGAGATGCTGAGCCAGGACTCGCAGCTTTCATACCCGAGCCTGAAGGACAAGTACAACATCACTAAGAGGACTTTCTACCGCTGGAAGAGGCAGACACAGGAGCACTGCAAAAAGTCAGCAGCGAGGTACGAGGCAAAGTATTTCCTGCAAGCATGCTACTTGGCGGGCAAGCTCATCCCTCTACACCAGTTTAAAGAGTTTTTCCCAGAAATATCAAGGTCGTCCTACTATAACTGGAAGCAAGAGCTCCTGAAGACTGGAGGAATCTTCTCCACCGGATCGTCGACCGGAGAGATCAGTCCTGGAGAGAGCACGGAACAGGAGGCCTGGTCTTCACCTGAAGCAAAGCAGGACGAGCCGGACCACCATGACAGTGTGGCCACCATGTTTGGGCTCAGCCTCGGCAAGTTGGACCTGGAGCGGGCCCATAATGTCGCTCATATGCAGGAAGCTAAGCGATGTCTGCAGAATTGCATCGCCATGAACACCTCCCTCCCCTTCAGGGTCTTCAAAAGAAATTTCCCAGGGATCTCCAGATCAACCTACTACAATTGGAGGAGAGAAGCCATGCGGTTCAACAGAGGTTACAAAGGCAGCGCTGGCAGCAGCGAGGACAGCTCGGATGCTGACAAGAGCCAAAGTCCAAAAAGTCTGTCGCCAGTCATGCCTAACACCAACCATCCCGTCTTTCCCAGAACGAGGATCTGCAGGCGAAGACACAAAAGCTTCAGGCTGGCGTACATGAGTAAAAAGCAGCTCCGAGATGCTGCAAAACTGCATGTCCAGAAGTCCAAATGGTCCCTGACAAAGTTCAAGCTCAAGTTCCCGTCCATGTCCCCTTGTTTCTACTGGCTTTGGCGCAGCAGTCAGAACCGCAAGAAGAAGGCGGTCACACAGAGTGCAGGCGCCCACCTTCCTGAAAGTCTTGACAACACTGCCGCAGAAAGCAAGGTTTTGGAGAGGATGGTGGAGAGTCAGCATGCCCTCCCGTTTGTTGAGAGTCCTAAATATCTACAGAGTTCCCCCATGCCCCCCTTTGATGCCCCAAATTCAAAGCTCACCCTTCACGGCAAGGCACCGATAGATGAGCAGATGTTTGCGATGGATGTTATTGCTCTGGCTAACTTCAAGGCCAAGGCCAAGCTGTTCCTGCAGAAACGTTTTGAGGAGAAATCCTTCCCCACATTTAAAGAGTTCAGGTCTTACTTCCCATTCACCCCACGCTCAACGTACTACATGTGGAAGCGAGCTTTGCATCATGGGGTGTCACTGGTGCATGGGTAA
- the LOC121622408 gene encoding uncharacterized protein LOC121622408 gives MAGSAHGVMRLLLLSVIRAGVKGEDGLIFAEGGYDITFPCEEDSVCFHIWHFSTSETSDYVAIVSNGEIQTVQSEDDDSKCTLTIKGLTAEDVGHHRCQQRPDVFSPRSAPSAAPELNLMPGKTVSLQCILLTYVERGHCNTQLQQVSLTWVDEAGTEIQEDAQHQIKQESSCDVTLTITFQRPENRKFRCQATVDEQVWMSVELWVRASALKGRGRGFVIELEPENKGGNRDAVSVAVGVLACVVLTALVAAFAVNRRRTRNQQQDESCSVTGINNVTNADDVIYAEVVLPVGSDLRVHEHESTEYACVRY, from the exons ATGGCTGGAAGCGCTCACGGTGTGAtgaggctgctgttgttgtctgtgatCAGAGCAG GTGTAAAAGGAGAAGATGGTCTGATATTTGCTGAAGGGGGCTATGATATTACATTTCCATGTGAAGAAGATTCAGTCTGCTTTCATATATGGCACTTCAGCACAAGTGAAACAAGTGATTATGTAGCCATAGTCAGTAATGGAGAAATCCAGACAGTCCAATCAGAGGATGACGACTCAAAATGCACTCTGACAATCAAAGGTCTCACAGCGGAGGATGTCGGACATCATCGCTGCCAACAAAGGCCAGATGTCTTCTCTCCTCGCAGTG CCCCTTCTGCCGCCCCAGAGTTAAACCTCATGCCAGGCAAAACGGTGTCACTGCAGTGTATTCTCCTCACCTACGTAGAGCGGGGACACTGCAACACGCAGCTACAACAGGTCAGCCTGACGTGGGTGGATGAAGCCGGCACCGAGATTCAAGAGGATGCACAacatcagataaaacaagagTCGTCTTGTGATGTAACTCTGACTATCACTTTTCAAAGgcctgaaaacaggaagtttagATGCCAGGCGACTGTGGACGAACAAGTGTGGATGTCAGTGGAGCTGTGGGTCAGAGCTTCAG CTCTCAAAGGGAGGGGACGAGGGTTCGTCATAGAGCTGGAACCTGAAAATAAAG GCGGCAACCGCGACGCTGTTAGCGTGGCTGTGGGGGTGCTGGCATGTGTGGTTTTGACAGCGCTGGTTGCGGCGTTTGCTgtgaacagaagaagaacaa gaaaccagcagcaggatgagtcTTGTTCTGTGACCGGCATCAACAAC gtcaCAAATGCAGACGATGTGATCTACGCTGAGGTTGTTCTACCTGTCGGCTCTGACCTGCGGGTCCACGAGCATGAGTCCACTGAATACGCCTGTGTCCGATACTAG